cctttgagcccatcttgctcgcggcccacctttttggcccagccaaattatggcgataacacatgcccccctgatttcggcaataattattcctaaaccttttttttccttttccatcGCCTCACCTCTTCGTCTTCCAAAAATCAGTACACGCGTGCCGCTTCCACTTCCACAAgatgtgactactctgcatctaacttcttggaaaccgtcacggtgccgattcatattccactccatctttataaacctacccccggtagttttcttttcactcatccccttccttcagccattagcaactgCACCAATACAACCTTCCTTCTCTcgcaatggcttcttcttcctctacttCCTCCTCCATTTCCTTCGAGTCTGAATCCACTCGAGAAGCGACTCCAGAACATGACCCcaatgcagaggaatgggacttccagacttggtcagaggatgacgaatcCTTGACCGATGGTGAAGACCTCCAGCTTCTCCTCGGCGGGGAGCTCGATGAAGACGACGAAGACGACATGTCCTGGGAGGGGGACTTCTTCTTctcggaggaagaagtcgattcctcatcaaccgaggaggactcggtggCAGGAGACTTCCTGCTTGGCGGGTCGtcggaggatgatgatgacgacgatgaaGAAGTCGGAGACAGCAGTGGCTTCAGCAGCGACAGCGGCGGAGACGATGGCGGTAGTGACGACGACGGCAGCAACGACGACAGTGACGCCAACATGGCtcctccgatcaagcgccgcaGAGTCTCAGGCACCTAttggtggtagatcgtaggattaagccgatggatcggctctaggagcaatcggctccttcttttgtaataatttccccttATGAATAAAGTCCTTTTTATTTTAAACCGCAACTTGTCAAGAAGCTGATTTCTCAGGagtcgatggcaacgcatcggtccttTCCCTCAAAATGCCGATCCAGATCTGAGTCGATCCCTGACCCAATTCCATATTTTGCTTAAGTCCGGAACCTTCCCGAAACAGATCTCCAaagattccccgaatccaaaTTACTTtccaaaacccttgctcataaaTCCAATCGCAAAAACCCGGACCAAAGTCTTAGAGCACGAACTCGAAACTTGCGcaacaaaccctagatccagtctCCAGGCCTTCGATCTTCGTTGGGGTTTCAGATGGCGGAACCTTCGAATGCTGATGTgggcgtccttggtctgaaggtaaaactccaaccttcgctaatttaatgaagtaattattcgaTCCATTAAAGTATTAAATGATCTTTTCCGGTTATTTGGCTCTTATTGATTCTTTAGGTTTCAGATATTCTTTTGCCGCATCTTTCTTCCCCTAATTCTTTTTGTCTTGGGCCTCATTCTTATGAGAGTCCAGTAGATCTGGTTTCTTGCGAGGCTAATAGGATCTCATTTGTAAGCCAAGGcatagatttagattcctgggccgacagcctgcgtgcctggccaaatcctcccgagggctgggtatcttggtacaacagagtagcaaaaacttaccagcccacatgggaaagcatagggatagccgatgctctgtctctatctttgtcccctcttgagaagaacgAAAACCTCCTaaaaaccatcggctacttttggtctgataccttgaactgcttcttatttggccatgggccaatgactccaaccctcctggATGTGATGATGATTACTGGTTTGAACATCTCATCACCTAGCCCCTCTGGCTTCAGACTGCCTAAAGTTCCTTTCAAattgtcctccaaaacagagtgcacaaactggggtgcctacctgaaccagcacatcaaaaccaaaggccctgtgactgagaaagaacataaggcctttctgaatctttggttggaacacttcttattCTGCGGTCCTTCCCTTACCCCGACCAAGAACTACCTTCCCCTggcatatgaactggccaaaagcagtactgttggccttggtaaattgttccttagggaagtctatagatatcttcacctgatgtcttTGAGCCTGCTTTCCCAAAAGAAACTCAGgaccggtggtccctggtggttcatccagttatggacTCACCTATATTTTCAGGACCATATTCCAAACTTTCCTGTTCTGGCCAATAACTCCTTTCCAGATCAAAGTGGGAGGCGAATCAGGTGTACCAGCTTCAGCCAGGCtctgtacagtcttcctggtagCAAGTTGAACCCCTCAGATGCCTCAAGCTGGTTTTGGATATTCTATAGAGGTTTGgacaaccctatcttccttccTTATATCGATTCTGAAATCTTCGAGAACCCAATCACCATCAGATTGGTGATTCgcccttgcttccttccagtcggcatgagcacctccaaccgaaTCATCAAGCCCGGTTATGAGTTCTTCCAGCCGGTCGTGgaaatttggtcttgggcaagttcctccccacttcctcCTGCATCATTTGACAATAAGTAGAGCTGATCTTCCCGATAACCTCACCAGCCAAAGATGCTATAGCCTATTCTCTGATCTTCTCCTTGCAATCCCTGTCGACTTATCATTCACCTCTTCGGCTATTGGTTTTGAGAgttggtggtcgatgtggaagactcaaGTCTTCCGaaaagccttggggccaatgctgcagcaaattcacgctgagtatgaagcccctgaggaagatGTATTACCATCAGTTCAGTACTTCTTCATAACTCCGCTTAACCCCTTCTCTAATTCCATTTGTTTTTccctgcagcaggaggatggtccggagcccaagaacgatgatggctcctcCTTCAAGTTTTTACCAGTTGCCCCCGTGGTCCTCTTCGACAATAATGCACCTCCCCTGTCAAAGGTAATCATGCAGATCCAGCCTTATTCTGCAAAATCGGCCTCCAAGCGGAAGCGAGCCTCTGAcattgctgccccccgagcccaaactAAGGCGAGGAAGATGACTGTCAGGAAGATTCGGAAGGAAGCTGGACCATCTTCCATCGATCAGGAAGCTCCGATCGTCAACCAGGTTTAGTTGTCCCTTTATAAttgatcctctgaacatgtatattttgacttaattgctctttccttgcttgcaggctgatatcgtAGAAATTTCCAGCGGGGAAGAGCCAGCGCGCCAAGAAAACCCAACTCCAGAGGCTCCAGAGGATCCTTTGATGATGGTCGACGCATTAGTCAACCTTTAGGATCTGATCCTGAAGACTTCAGAGAACCTCGCAATGCCAGCCGACACTTTGGTCGGTCTTCAGGATTCGCAGGAGCCAATCATCACATCGTCGGCTGTCAGTCCTTCTTTGTgggagccgattgtcacctcgTTGGCTGTCAGTCCTTCTCCAGAAAGGGTgcgtctgcaggagccgatcgccACTTCATCGGCTATCACTCCTCCTTCAGAAAGGGTGCGTCTGCAGGAGCCGTTCGTCACTTCATCGGCTATCATTCCTTCTCCAGAACAGGTGTGTTTTATCACCGAGCCATTTGCATCCTCCTTTCCCTGTACCATACTAATTTTCTAtcttctttcagggtctgaacctctcggagttgcTCTCATTCGACCCTGCATCCGTCGGCTCGGCCATACTCGAAGCGGATGATCACCAGCCTCAGCCGACCGGTGTTGCTAGCCAGCTCCTTCGCATAAAGGGCCTGCTGTCAGCTCCAATTGATGCCTTGGTCCAGGACTCTAACGCGGTAAGGCAAATTCTCGAGGAGATCAAGCCCCAATTCTTGGAAGTCCTTCaaatcaagctctggccaaccggacacctccctttctttcgggcaaaggTAGAACAGGCTCGGCAAAAGATTGAAGCTCATCGCTCGCAAGCCCCCTTGAAAGccaacattgccgagaggtgccgacTGCTCAATGAGAAGAAAGCAGCTCTGGATGCCAAAACTGGCACTTCTGTACACTCTCAAAGGCTTTAACTTCTAGAGGAGTTAGGAGACCTCAAGGCCAAGGTCCGGGCGACctagcagcgcatccaggaagagaagaacctcATTGCCAGCTCCAAATGAGAAACAGAGGACCTGACTGCCCAACTGAAGATAGAACTCACAGAGCTGAGCATTTTGAGTTGGCAGGTAGTGTCAGGTgaggacaaggacgatgaagcaGTGACTGCTGAAGCTGATCGTGTCCGCCTTCAGGTTGTCGCAGCCATTGATGACTTCCTTCAGTAGACTACCTTGTAATCGCCTCTTGTAGCCCGTTGTCCTTCAAAACCTGCATGTATTTTAAATTAAAATTCTAAAGTCAATagttatacatcggctatttgaccaacCCAGTGCGTTGGGTGCAAAATATGTTTTTTTATATATGCGGGCCGACTGCACGTGCCAGCCTCCTTTCCTTGTGTCCAGTCTAATGtgtaacatcggctttcaccTGTACGGGCTGTTAGGTCGTATCTGCTCATAGCCtaatgcgtagcatcggctctctcttgtacgggccaactgaacgtattggctcacagcctgatgcgtagcatcggctttattgcccatcatcccacatacttgggaagtatttcttgagatgttgaccattgacagccaccgggaacttgacgccatctaactcctcaagcatatatgcgttcccaggtaggacttggtcaactctataaggcccatgccaatttggagatcatttgccatacgctgcatccttagtccccaatggtaacaccgcttcccaaactagatctccaacttggaattcttttggcttgactttcttgttgtacgtgcgggctaccttggccttattttctttgatcttctcaagtgaccaaagtctaagctccgtaaggtcctcaatattgtcgttcatcagagcagcatactcttcagctgttaggTTATTTTGAAACTCTATGAgtctcgagccggccgtaatctcccatggtaatacagcctcctgtccatacaccaggtgataaggagaagtttttgttgctccgtggcatgaaatatggtatgcccacaatgcctctgataagacttcataccaacgcctaggatgttcttcgatctttctcttgatcaacttgataaggctctgattggacgcttcagcttgtccatttgcttgagcataatatggagatgacctaatcagcttgatgcccatatgagtagcgaacttcttgaattcctctAATATGATgactgaccctccatctgttgtgatggtctgaggaatcctgaacctgtgaatgacatgctctttaacaaaattaatgacatccttagatgctactgacttcatagagactgcctccacccacttggtaaaatagtctgtgacggccaaaataaattggtggcctttgctggatggaggattaattttgccgatcatgtccataccccaacctctgaacggccatggtttgacgatagggatcattactgacgctggtaccatctgtatcttcacgaacctctgacatgcctgacatcctttgtaatatttgaagcaatcttcaagcatggtgggccagtaatatcccgatcgcctaatcagccactttatcttatgagccgattggtgagtcccacaagtgtcTTCGTGGAtctcgtgtaagagccgattggattcaatcggccccaagcatttgagcaacaatccttccaaagtcctgtagaacatgtcatcacCTATCAGaacgtacttcatggctttgtaacgtatcctcttgggtgccccccgagccgaatccttcaagtaattgaagatatcggctctccaatcaccttggtccagtaggtgtatCTGAAGATTGGCTCTGTCCGCCATGGCCTTATATCCCGAAGCTATCcgtgcaagatcattggcctctgaattttgcacctgaggtatccaatagaaatttacgtacctaaattgggccatcagctcttgacattgttcccataacgggaagagcaactcgctctcacacctgtactcctctgtgagctgagaaatcaccaactttgaatccccaaaaatttccactgcttcagctccggcctcaagaaacaactccatacccttacgtaccacttcatattctgctaggttattggtgcaagtggtaggtaatctgattgaaaaagaatatgttgccccccgaggcgacacaagTGGGAtgcctatgccacatccatctccacaagctgatccgtcgaag
The sequence above is drawn from the Panicum hallii strain FIL2 chromosome 7, PHallii_v3.1, whole genome shotgun sequence genome and encodes:
- the LOC112900521 gene encoding nucleolin 2-like, producing the protein MASSSSTSSSISFESESTREATPEHDPNAEEWDFQTWSEDDESLTDGEDLQLLLGGELDEDDEDDMSWEGDFFFSEEEVDSSSTEEDSVAGDFLLGGSSEDDDDDDEEVGDSSGFSSDSGGDDGGSDDDGSNDDSDANMAPPIKRRRQEDGPEPKNDDGSSFKFLPVAPVVLFDNNAPPLSKVIMQIQPYSAKSASKRKRASDIAAPRAQTKARKMTVRKIRKEAGPSSIDQEAPIVNQADIVEISSGEEPARQENPTPEAPEDPLMMGLNLSELLSFDPASVGSAILEADDHQPQPTGVASQLLRIKGLLSAPIDALVQDSNAVVSGEDKDDEAVTAEADRVRLQVVAAIDDFLQ